The genomic window CCAGTCCTTATGATGCTAAGGGTTTGCTTATTGCAGCAATTGAAGATCCAGATCCTGTATTATTTATGGAACCAATGAGGTGTTACCGAGCTGGCAAGGAAGAGGTGCCAGAAGGAAAATACAAAATAGAAATTGGTAAAGGAAAAAAAATGCTGGAAGGGGACGATGTGTCCATCATTACTTGGGGAGCGATGGTTCCGGTTGTCATGAAAGCAGCGAAAGAAATGCAGATTCAAGGCATTCATTGTGATGTGATCGATTTAAGAACCTTATACCCGATCGATAAAGAGATCATTGCTGAATCGGTCCAAAAAACAGGCCGGACAGTTATTGTTCATGAGGCACATGCCACTGGTGGGGTTGGAAATGATGTATTAGCCATCATCAATGACACATCGTTTTTATATCAAAAAGCGCCAGCAGAAAGGGTTACTGGATTTGATGCCCCTGTTCCATACTTTGGTTTTGAGGATCATTATTTACCAACGGCAGATCGAGTGAAATTTGCCATTCATAAAGTCATGTCGTTCTAGGAGGGAAGGAATGGAAGTCAAATTACATGATATTGGAGAAGGAATGACCGAAGCAGACATTAATTGCTTTTTAGTAAAGGCAGGTGATTTTGTCCGAGCCGATGAACCTATCATTGAAATACAAACAGACAAAATGACTGCGGAAATTCCTGCCCCGCGCACTGGGTATATTCGAGAGTTTAAAGTAGAAATCGGGCAGACCGTTCCTGTTGGAACAACTTTATTAATCTTGGAAGAAGAAGGCAGCTTAAATAAACAACCGATATCACCCGCTACAATGACAGTTGATCATTCTATGACGAATGTAAAAGATTATAAAAAACGTATTCTCGCATCACCGTATACAAGGAAAATTGCGAGAGAAAACGGGATAAATATTGAAGTTGTTAAGGGGTCTGGTCCAGCCGGAAGAATTACTGATGAAGATATTTATCAATTAATGGCTTCTTCACAACAACAGGATTCGGAGAGAAACAGCCAGCCCACAAGAAATACGACAATCGCACCTGCAGAACTACCCCCATTAAAATCAGACACCATTCCTTTCAGAGGCAGAAGAAAGCAAATCGCGAAAAAAATGGTTCAATCCTTAAATACGATTCCCCATTGTACTCATTTTGAAGAAGTAGATGTTACGGAACTGATTCAATTTCGAGCGGAATTAAAGAATATCAATCAAACGATTACAGCAACTGCCTTTTTCATAAAGGCTTTGTCTGTATGTCTTACGGAATTTCCGATTTTTAATGCTCGGCTTGACGAGGAAAATGAGGTGATTCATCTTCTAAAAGAACATCATATCGGAATGGCGGTGGATGCGGAAGATGGTCTTATCGTTCCCGTGCTTCGCCATGTGGAGAAAAAATCAATACGAGCCATTCATGACGAAATGAAAATAGTTACGGAAAAAGCATTAGCCAATAAATTAAGCATGAAGGATATAACAGGCGGAACGTTTACGATTAGTAATGTTGGCCCCCTTGGTGGAAGCTTTGGGGCAACGCCGATTATTCAGCATCCTGAAGTGGCGCTTGTATCCTTCCATAAGACGAAGAAAATGCCTGTAGTGACAGAGGATGATCAAATTGTGATCCGGTCTATCATGAATATTTCAATGTCCTTCGATCATCGGGTGGCAGACGGGGCGAGTGCTGTCCGTTTTACAAACAGATTTGCACAATTCATTCAAAATCCAAAAATGCTTTTGCTGGAGTTGGTTTAGATGGTTGTCGGCGACCTTGCCCATGAACGTGATTTAGTAATTATTGGCGGTGGACCAGGAGGATATCATGCGGCTATTCGAGCTGCTCAGCTTGGGCAATCTGTTACCCTAATTGAAAAGGGGGAGCTTGGAGGTGTATGCCTAAATAAAGGCTGTATCCCGTCTAAAGTCCTGACCCATGGCGCCGCTGAATTTGCCTCATTTAAGGAAATAGATCAACTAGGAATAGAGATTAATAGTATTAAGTTTAATATGGATAAACTACAAGCTTACAAAAATAAAACGATTACCCAGCTTCGAGATGGCGTCCTATCCTTATGTAAAGCGAATAAAATTGAAATTATAAAAGGATCCGCGTTTTTTCTTTCAGAAGAACGGATTGGTGTTGAAAATGGGGATCAATATGATATTTATCGTTTTAATCATGCAATCATCGCGACTGGAGGCTATCCGAAATCACCGGAGGGCATAAAGATTGATCATGAGAGAGTTCTAAATTCCTGGTCGATCACTAATCTTAAAGTAGTGCCCGAAAAGCTTTTCGTTTATGGTCATGACTATATTGCGTTAGAAATCGCCATGGCCTATAACTCTATTGGCTCTGAAGTTGTACTTATAAATGAACACGATGATTTCATGTTTGATTCATCCATTAACCGTGAGCTCATGCGAATATTAAAGAAAAAACAGATAGGGATCCTCAAAAACAACTTCATTTCAGAAGCATATACTAAGGATGAGGGAGTAACCATTTTTATTAAAAATAAGACAGGCACAGAGGAATTAAAGGGTTCGCATTTATTTGTTTCTGGCAGCAATACCCCAAACACTAATCATTTAGGAATAAATCGTATAGGTGTTGAAACGACAAAGAGCGGATTCATTGTCGTTAATCACGAGTGCCGTACTTCAAAGAATCATATATTTGCGATTGGCGATGTGACAGAAGGACCAAGTTTAGCCATTAAAGCCATTAAGCAGGGCAAGACAGCTGCGGAAGCAATCACAGGTATAAAGGCTGAAGCAGATTTGCGTTTTCTGCCAGTCATTGCTCATACTAGCCCTCCGATTGCCTATGTGGGTTTAACTGAGGAAGAAGCTATTAAGCAAGGGCACTCAGTTGAAACAGCGCAATTCCCGCTTTCAGGAAATGGCTATGCCGCCATCCTTGGAAAAAAAGATGGATTGATTAAAGTAATATTTGATAAAGATAATGATCTTTTACTTGGCATACACATCATTGGGTATGGGGCCGTTGAACTAATTTCCAGCGGAGTGCTGTCGCTAGAGATGGCAGCAAGAGACGAGGATTTGCTGTTTCCGCTATACCCGCATCCAAGCATAAACGAGGGGTTACTAGAAGCAGTAGAAGCAATAAAGAACCAAGCCATCCATCTACCTCCAAATATGAGGAAAAAAATAAAGGTTTAAATCGTATATTACTTTAATGCAGATGTGCATTATAGCTTTAACTTGTACTCTTGAGAACATTGGCACTATCCATATAATATTAATTCAGAATATTATTAATTTTTACAATTAGGGGGAGCTAAAATGAAAGAAAAAATAACGGCAAGCAAGGAAAAAGTGGAGGATTTTTTTCCTGTTAAGGAAGTTGATTATTTAGAAATTTACACAGGTAACGCCAAACAATCCTGTTACTTTTTTTGCTCTGCCTTTGGCTTTAAACCTGTGGCATATTCTGGACTGGAGACAGGCAATAGAGAAACTGTTTCCTATGTTCTTCAGCAAAGAAAGATCCGTCTAGTCATTACAGGATCCTTAACTGAATCGAGCAGAGTCTCTTCTTTTGTGAAAAAGCATGGAGACGGAGTAAAGGATGTTGCTTTAACGGTAGATGATGTGGAGAAAGCATATAAAGAAGCTGTTTCAAGAGGGGCCATTGAAATTATGCCTCCGTTCGAAATCAAAGATGATCATGGTACTGTAAAAAAGGCAGTTATCGGAACATATGGAGATACGATCCACACATTAGTAGAACGGAATAACTATACAGGGGTTTTCATGCCAGGCTACGAGCCATTTGCTATGAACATACCATTTGAAGATGCCGGCTTTATTGGAATTGACCATGTGGTCGGCAATGTCGAAAGTATGGAAGAATGGGTTAATTATTATGCAAATGTTATGGGCTTTAAAGAGATGACACACTTCACGGACAAAGATATTAGCACGGAATATTCTGCACTAATGTCAAAGGTCATGCATAATGGCGGCCGTATTAAATTCCCGATCAACGAGCCAGCTGAAGGAAAACGAAAATCACAAATTGAAGAGTATCTAGAATTTTACAATGGACCTGGTGTTCAGCATCTGGCGCTTCTTACAGAAGATATTGTCAGTACGGTCAGCATCCTTCGCAAAAATGGAGTAGAATTCTTGAATACACCTGCCGCGTATTATGATGAGGCTTTATCAAAGCGTGTTGGAAAAATTGATGAGGAAATTGAAAAGCTGAAAGAATTAAGCATTTTAGTAGATCGTGATGATGAGGGTTATTTACTGCAAATCTTTACGAAGCCAGTTGTTGATAGACCAACATTATTTATTGAAGTAATCCAGCGTAAAGGCGCAAGAGGATTTGGTGAAGGGAATTTCAAGGCTTTGTTTGAATCCATTGAACGAGAGCAGGAAAGAAGAGGTAATCTATAACTTTATGGTCAAAATCAAAACAAAAAGTATACTAGAAGAAATTCAATCATATCCCCTTGGACTTTCGCAAAAGGAAATAAAAGAGAAGTACAGTCTTAATAGAGTATGGAAAATGTCTGATAATGAAAACGTTTATGGGTGCCCGCCAAAGGTAAAAGAGGCTATCTATCAGCATCTGCAAACGCTTCATTTATATCCTGACGGAAATACCTCTGAGTTAGTAAGCAGGCTCGCTAATTTTTACCACGTTGAGGAGGATCAGCTTATTGCTGGCAACGGATCAGACGAAATTATTAGAATGCTTACCCGAGCTTATATCAATAAAGGTGATGAGGCTATAATGGCTGATATCACCTTTCCCCGATATGAAACGAATGTTGTGATAGAGGGCGGGACATCGGTCAAAGTCCCTTTGGCAAACGGAGTTCATCATTTAACAGCTATGCTTAATATGATTACACCAAAAACTAAAATAATCTTTATTTGCAACCCTAATAATCCTACAGGAACAATTGTAGGAAATGAGGAATTAAATAACTTTATTGAAAACATTCCGGAAAATATCCTGATTGTTCTAGATGAGGCTTATTACGAATATGTGACATCCCAGGATTATTTACAATCCATCCCTCTTCTGAGTAACCATCCGAATTTAATTATTTTAAGGACCTTTTCGAAAATATATGGGCTTGCTGGGCTGCGTGTCGGCTACGGAATGATGCATCCTTCCATTGTAAAAGAACTGCATAAAGTAAGGGAAGTGTTTAATGTAAACGTGCTGGCGCAGGCAGCTGCTGTTCAGGCACTTAAAGACCGCGAGTTTATCACGGTATGTGCTGAAAAAAATGCTGTGGAAAGAAAATTTGTCTCTGATGGGCTCCGTAATTTTGAAATAGAATTTTTTCCTTCCGAAGCAAATTTTCTATTCGTTTACAGCCAGCATCCCATTTCGAAAAAGTTAATTTCGAATGGTTTTCTTGTCCGGCCAATGAAGCTCAGCGGCTACACTGACGCATTTAGAATCACTTTAGGTACAAGGAGCGATAATGAAGCTTTCCTGCATGTCCTTAGCCAAATAATAAATGATGGGCGGTGTGAGGGTGGAAATATCACCAGGTAATCTTGATTGGAGAGAGGCATATAAGCTATTAGTTGGTTCTATTTTACCGCGCCCAATTGCATTTGTTACAACGATTGATGATAAAGGAATTGTCAATGCAGCTCCATTTAGCTTCTTCACAGCCATCTGTGCAGACCCTTTGCTGATTTGCTTCTCGCCGATGAGAAGAGGGACGGACGGAGCAAAAAAAGACACACTTACAAACATTGAAACTACAAAAGATTTCGTTATTAATATTGTCAGCGAAGATTTTGTGGAAAAGATGAATATGTGTGCAACTGAGTTTCCTTCTGAGATAGACGAAATGGAAGTAGCGGGCCTTACGAAATTAAAAAGCCATAGTGTAAAGCCTCCAAGAATAGGAGAGTCAAAGATCCACCTTGAATGTACGCTGTACGAAGCTCTTCACTTTGGCGAACAGGCAGGATCTGGCAGTCTAGTCATTGGAAAGGTTGAGCATGTTCATGTTGCCGATGAACTCTATGAAAAGGGAAGAATAAACTCGGAGAAATTAAAGCCTATCGGCCGGCTTGCAGGTCAATTGTATACGAAGCCATTGGCAGATATGTTTGAATTAATCCGTAAAATAAATCCAGGGTGATGATATGAAATTTGTAACCTTTCAAAAAGAGGACGGTTGTATTAGAGCGGGCTGGATGATTGGGCATAGCCATGTGATGGATATGCATGAAGCTTCAAAAGGAGTACTGCCTAAAGATATGCTTTCTTTTTTGGAAAACCATCCATTCTTCCTAAATTATATTTCTACAATGATAACTACAGATTATGGCGTGTATCCCCTTGAAAAAGTGATACTTAAAGCGCCGCTGCCAAACCCTAAAAGCTTTCGAGATTTTTATGCATTTGAAGAACATGTAAAAACCGCTAGAGAAAATCGCGGTCTAGAAATGATTCCAGAATGGTATGATATTCCCGTCTTTTACTTTTCTAATCATTTAGCCATTAAAGGGCCGAATGAAATGATCACTAGACCAAAACATTGTCATTGGCTTGATTATGAATTGGAAATTGCTTGCGTGATTGGGAAGGAAGGAACGGACATTGAGGCTAAGAATGCGGATGATTATATTTTTGGCTATTGCATTTTAAACGACTGGAGTGCTCGAGATATTCAGAGAAAAGAAATGAAGGTTGGACTAGGTCCTGCGAAAGGAAAGGACTTTGCAACATCGATAGGTCCTTACATTGTTACTAAGGATGAATTAGAAAAGTACCGCGTTGAAAATGGGTATGACTTAACGATGACAGCGATGGTGAATAATGTTCTGCTTTCAGAAGGGAATATGAGTGATATTTATTATTCATTTGCTGAAATGATTGAAAGGGCATCAGACGGAGTAACCCTGTATCCTGGTGACTTAATTGGTTCTGGAACAGTGGGGAGCGGCTGTATATTAGAGCTCGGAACAGATGTCCACCGCTGGCTGGAGCCTGGTGATGAAGTCGAACTAGAAATAACCGCACTCGGTGCTTTAAAAAACATTATCTTATAAAGTGAGGTGGAACAATGTTTTACAGGCAGATGGGGAAAATCCCTCACAAGCGCCACACGATGTTTAAAAAAGAAGACGGCAGTCTATTCAGAGAACAAGTTATGGGAACAAAAGGTTTTTCCGGCACTCAATCAATTCTTTATCATCATTACATGCCGACAGAAGTAGTCCGTTCGGAACTAATCGGCAAATATTTGCCAGAGTATGAGGATCAGGCACCATTAAAGCACCGGCATTTGATGACAGATAAGCTTCAGAAAAAAGGGGATGCACTGCAAGCGAGGGAATATTTATTAGGGAACGATGATTTGCTCATCGGCACGGCAAAAATAAATCAGCCGATGAAAAGCTTCTATCGAAATGGCGATGGAGATGAAATGCTTTTTATTCATTACGGTTCAGGGGTTATTGAGACAATGTTTGGAACGATTACCTATCGTCCAGGAGATTATGTGATGATCCCAATTGGTACCATTTACCGGGTAATTCCGGATGAAAATGAGGAAACAAAGGCACTAATTGTCGAGTCTTTTAGCCAAATTGTTACACCGCGAAGATACCGGAATGAGTTTGGGCAATTATTGGAGCATAGTCCATTTTGTGAGCGTGACATTAGGGGGCCAGAGTTTTTAGCAACTTTTGATGAAAAGGGAGAATTTGAAGTTATTACAAAGACGAGGGGCTACCTTCATTCTCATATATTAAATCATCACCCTTTAGATGTTGTTGGGTGGGACGGCTATCTTTATCCATGGGCATTTAATGTAGAAGATTTCGAGCCGATAACGGGAAGAGTGCATCAGCCGCCACCAGTTCATCAAACCTTTGAAGGACACAATTTTGTTGTTTGTTCCTTCGTGCCAAGATTATTCGACTATCATCCTGAAGCGATTCCCGCACCCTATTATCACAGCAATGTAAATAGCGATGAATTGCTATACTATGTAGAAGGGAATTTCATGAGCAGGAAGGGGATTAATAAGGAATCGATTACTCTTCATCCGAGCGGGATTCCTCATGGTCCCCATCCAGGTACGACAGAAGCAAGTATCGGGAAGAAGGAAACACTGGAATTGGCAGTTATGATTGATACATTTAAGCCTCTCCGAGTGGTAAAACAAGCTTTAGCCATTGAAGATGAGAAGTATATGTATACTTGGGTTTAATTAGGTACAAATATTAAAACCCCACATTCTTTTAAAACAATATTACTTTCACAATCAATTAAAAAATCCCGATTTTCTCTTCAAATTGAGAAAATTATCGGGATTTTTTATTTTTTATTAACTCAAAAGATTACTTGAAAATACAAAACCATATGCCAGTCCATAAAATCCTCAGCAATCAAAATCTTGATTGCCAATTAAAAACGTAAAAATATGTAATATCATTATCTCTACCTATATTATACTATTATTTATCAATTATTTATAGACTACTCTTTCTGTAATTCTATACTATAATGTTATACACAAATCAAAAAATATGAGGTGTATCAGTATGAGTGACAAAAAAGATGTCTTAGATAACGGCCCATTTTTCCATGGCACTAAAGCGGAACTAAAAATTGGAGATTTATTAGAACCACAACACTTATCAAATTATCAAGATAAAAAATCTAACTATATATATTTTACTGCAACATTAGATGCTGCTAAATGGGGTGCTGAATTAGCAACATCTAAATCAAAGGAAAGAATTTATATTGTAGAACCATTAGGTGATTTTGAAAATGATCCGAACTTAACTAACAAAAGATTTTCTGGAAACCCAACACGTTCTTATAGGTCAAAATCTCCTTTGAAAATAATAGCCGAACTAGGTTCATGGGAAAGGCATTCCGATGAAGAAATAAATCATATGCTGTCATCTTTAAAAACGTTACGTGAACAAGGAAAAGCTGTAATAGACGATTAAACCCGTGGTAAAAAGTAAGGTATCTTTTTTATGCTAAATGCAGTAAAAATATGGGGTAAAGAATTAAAATGTGATATATGTTTCGATAATCAATGGTTTAAAAGCACACTTAAAACAGAATTTGATAGTGCAGAAAACGCTTGGTAATATAACGAAGAAGTAAGATATATGTTTGAATGTAAAAAATGCGGTAATTGCAGGATATTTGAAATGGTATCTAACGCAGATGATATTGATGACGTGAATATCACTTTTAACCTTATCTCAGAGATATAGAATTTTATAAAGCTAACAGGGGCGTTAATCCAAGAAGGATTCACGCTCTTTTTTGTTAAGGATATTGAACTATCGAAGCTGAGGGAGTTGAAGAAGGATT from Bacillus sp. DTU_2020_1000418_1_SI_GHA_SEK_038 includes these protein-coding regions:
- a CDS encoding alpha-ketoacid dehydrogenase subunit beta, with protein sequence MSTAIKTKTFTLIQAITDALDTMLEERSEVLLLGEDIGKNGGVFRATEGLQEKYGADRVIDTPLSEAGFVGAGIGMAVNGFLPVIEIQFLSFIYPAYEQIMTHASRLRMRTMGHFTVPMVIRAPYGAGVRAPEIHCDSPEAIFTHMPGIKVVCPSSPYDAKGLLIAAIEDPDPVLFMEPMRCYRAGKEEVPEGKYKIEIGKGKKMLEGDDVSIITWGAMVPVVMKAAKEMQIQGIHCDVIDLRTLYPIDKEIIAESVQKTGRTVIVHEAHATGGVGNDVLAIINDTSFLYQKAPAERVTGFDAPVPYFGFEDHYLPTADRVKFAIHKVMSF
- a CDS encoding dihydrolipoamide acetyltransferase family protein; amino-acid sequence: MEVKLHDIGEGMTEADINCFLVKAGDFVRADEPIIEIQTDKMTAEIPAPRTGYIREFKVEIGQTVPVGTTLLILEEEGSLNKQPISPATMTVDHSMTNVKDYKKRILASPYTRKIARENGINIEVVKGSGPAGRITDEDIYQLMASSQQQDSERNSQPTRNTTIAPAELPPLKSDTIPFRGRRKQIAKKMVQSLNTIPHCTHFEEVDVTELIQFRAELKNINQTITATAFFIKALSVCLTEFPIFNARLDEENEVIHLLKEHHIGMAVDAEDGLIVPVLRHVEKKSIRAIHDEMKIVTEKALANKLSMKDITGGTFTISNVGPLGGSFGATPIIQHPEVALVSFHKTKKMPVVTEDDQIVIRSIMNISMSFDHRVADGASAVRFTNRFAQFIQNPKMLLLELV
- the lpdA gene encoding dihydrolipoyl dehydrogenase, with the protein product MVVGDLAHERDLVIIGGGPGGYHAAIRAAQLGQSVTLIEKGELGGVCLNKGCIPSKVLTHGAAEFASFKEIDQLGIEINSIKFNMDKLQAYKNKTITQLRDGVLSLCKANKIEIIKGSAFFLSEERIGVENGDQYDIYRFNHAIIATGGYPKSPEGIKIDHERVLNSWSITNLKVVPEKLFVYGHDYIALEIAMAYNSIGSEVVLINEHDDFMFDSSINRELMRILKKKQIGILKNNFISEAYTKDEGVTIFIKNKTGTEELKGSHLFVSGSNTPNTNHLGINRIGVETTKSGFIVVNHECRTSKNHIFAIGDVTEGPSLAIKAIKQGKTAAEAITGIKAEADLRFLPVIAHTSPPIAYVGLTEEEAIKQGHSVETAQFPLSGNGYAAILGKKDGLIKVIFDKDNDLLLGIHIIGYGAVELISSGVLSLEMAARDEDLLFPLYPHPSINEGLLEAVEAIKNQAIHLPPNMRKKIKV
- the hppD gene encoding 4-hydroxyphenylpyruvate dioxygenase, whose translation is MKEKITASKEKVEDFFPVKEVDYLEIYTGNAKQSCYFFCSAFGFKPVAYSGLETGNRETVSYVLQQRKIRLVITGSLTESSRVSSFVKKHGDGVKDVALTVDDVEKAYKEAVSRGAIEIMPPFEIKDDHGTVKKAVIGTYGDTIHTLVERNNYTGVFMPGYEPFAMNIPFEDAGFIGIDHVVGNVESMEEWVNYYANVMGFKEMTHFTDKDISTEYSALMSKVMHNGGRIKFPINEPAEGKRKSQIEEYLEFYNGPGVQHLALLTEDIVSTVSILRKNGVEFLNTPAAYYDEALSKRVGKIDEEIEKLKELSILVDRDDEGYLLQIFTKPVVDRPTLFIEVIQRKGARGFGEGNFKALFESIEREQERRGNL
- the hisC gene encoding histidinol-phosphate transaminase, which gives rise to MKGISRLCLNPLNESRKEEVIYNFMVKIKTKSILEEIQSYPLGLSQKEIKEKYSLNRVWKMSDNENVYGCPPKVKEAIYQHLQTLHLYPDGNTSELVSRLANFYHVEEDQLIAGNGSDEIIRMLTRAYINKGDEAIMADITFPRYETNVVIEGGTSVKVPLANGVHHLTAMLNMITPKTKIIFICNPNNPTGTIVGNEELNNFIENIPENILIVLDEAYYEYVTSQDYLQSIPLLSNHPNLIILRTFSKIYGLAGLRVGYGMMHPSIVKELHKVREVFNVNVLAQAAAVQALKDREFITVCAEKNAVERKFVSDGLRNFEIEFFPSEANFLFVYSQHPISKKLISNGFLVRPMKLSGYTDAFRITLGTRSDNEAFLHVLSQIINDGRCEGGNITR
- a CDS encoding flavin reductase family protein, whose product is MEISPGNLDWREAYKLLVGSILPRPIAFVTTIDDKGIVNAAPFSFFTAICADPLLICFSPMRRGTDGAKKDTLTNIETTKDFVINIVSEDFVEKMNMCATEFPSEIDEMEVAGLTKLKSHSVKPPRIGESKIHLECTLYEALHFGEQAGSGSLVIGKVEHVHVADELYEKGRINSEKLKPIGRLAGQLYTKPLADMFELIRKINPG
- a CDS encoding fumarylacetoacetate hydrolase family protein, whose translation is MKFVTFQKEDGCIRAGWMIGHSHVMDMHEASKGVLPKDMLSFLENHPFFLNYISTMITTDYGVYPLEKVILKAPLPNPKSFRDFYAFEEHVKTARENRGLEMIPEWYDIPVFYFSNHLAIKGPNEMITRPKHCHWLDYELEIACVIGKEGTDIEAKNADDYIFGYCILNDWSARDIQRKEMKVGLGPAKGKDFATSIGPYIVTKDELEKYRVENGYDLTMTAMVNNVLLSEGNMSDIYYSFAEMIERASDGVTLYPGDLIGSGTVGSGCILELGTDVHRWLEPGDEVELEITALGALKNIIL
- a CDS encoding homogentisate 1,2-dioxygenase, translating into MFYRQMGKIPHKRHTMFKKEDGSLFREQVMGTKGFSGTQSILYHHYMPTEVVRSELIGKYLPEYEDQAPLKHRHLMTDKLQKKGDALQAREYLLGNDDLLIGTAKINQPMKSFYRNGDGDEMLFIHYGSGVIETMFGTITYRPGDYVMIPIGTIYRVIPDENEETKALIVESFSQIVTPRRYRNEFGQLLEHSPFCERDIRGPEFLATFDEKGEFEVITKTRGYLHSHILNHHPLDVVGWDGYLYPWAFNVEDFEPITGRVHQPPPVHQTFEGHNFVVCSFVPRLFDYHPEAIPAPYYHSNVNSDELLYYVEGNFMSRKGINKESITLHPSGIPHGPHPGTTEASIGKKETLELAVMIDTFKPLRVVKQALAIEDEKYMYTWV
- the arr gene encoding NAD(+)--rifampin ADP-ribosyltransferase; translation: MSDKKDVLDNGPFFHGTKAELKIGDLLEPQHLSNYQDKKSNYIYFTATLDAAKWGAELATSKSKERIYIVEPLGDFENDPNLTNKRFSGNPTRSYRSKSPLKIIAELGSWERHSDEEINHMLSSLKTLREQGKAVIDD